Genomic DNA from Microbacterium neungamense:
CCGCCCGCGTCGGCCGCAGTAGCCTGAAGGCCATGAACATGGGCGGCATGAGCGGTCGCGTCGGGTTCCGCGGCGTGGACGAGGAGGCGCAGCGTCGGCTCAACGCGCAGGCGCCCGAGGTGCCCGGTCTGGGCCGGCGGGTGGCGGCGCTGTTCGCCCCCTACCGCGGCCGCCTGGCGCTCACCGCGCTGCTGGTCGTGATCGGCGCGGGGCTGGCGGTGATCCCGCCGCTGCTGGTGCAGCGGATCTTCGACCACGCCCTGTTCCCCGTGGACGGCTCGGCCCCCTCGCTCGGGCTGCTCACGGCGCTCGTCGCCGGCATGATCGGATTGTTCCTGCTCTCCGCCGCCTTCGGCGTGGCCCAGACGTGGCTCACCTCCACGGTCGGCAACGAGGTCACCGGCGACCTGCGGGTGAAGCTGTTCGAGCATCTGCAGTCGATGGAGCTCGGCTTCTTCACCCGCACCAAGACCGGCGTGATCCAGTCCCGGCTGCAGAACGACGTCGGCGGCGTCTCCGGTGTGCTGACGAACACCGTCACCAGCATCCTCGGCAACACCGTCACCGTCGTCGCGTCGCTGGTCGCGATGATCCTCATCGACCTGCGCCTCACCCTGATCGCGGTCGTGGTGATGCCGATCCTCGTGCTCGTGCAGCGCCGCGTCGGCCAGGTGCGGGCCCGGATCGCCGGGGAGACGCAGGAGTCGCTGTCGGAGCTGACCAGCATCACCCAGGAGACGCTGAGCGTTTCCGGCATCCTGCTGTCCAAGGCGTTCAACCGTCAGCGCACCGAGTCGGCCCGCTACCAGCAGGAGAACCGCAACCAGGTGCGCCTGCAGGTGCGGCGGGCGATGAGCGGCCAGGGGTTCTTCGCCGTCGTGCAGGTGATCATGTCGAGCATCCCCGCCGTGATCTACCTCGTCGCGGGCCTGTTCATCGTGGGCGGCACCGGGGAGATCACCGCCGGGGCGATCGTCGCGTTCACCACGGTCCAAGCCCGCCTGCTGATGCCGCTGATGGGGCTGATGCGGGTGGCGCTGGACCTGCAGACCTCCCGGGCCCTGTTCGCCCGCATCTTCGAGTACCTCGATCTCGTACCGCAGATCCAGGACGCCCCGGACGCGATCGACGTCGCCGACGCCCCCGGCCCGCGCGGCCGCATCGCGTTCGAGGACGTCGTCTTCCGTTACCCGGATGCCGCCGCGGACAGCCGCCCGACGCTGGACGGCGTCTCCTTCGTGGCCGAGCCCGGCAGCCATGTCGCGTTCGTCGGGCCGTCCGGCGCCGGGAAGACGACGATCCTGTACCTCGCGCCGCGGCTGTACGAGGCCACGGCGGGGCGGGTGCTGTTCGCCGGCGCCGACGTGCGGACGCTGCGGCAGGAGTCGATCATCGACGACATCGGGATCGTCTCGCAGGAGACGTATCTGTTCCACGCCACGATCCGCGAGAACCTGCGGTATGCGAAGCCGGACGCCACGGATGCCGAGCTGGAGGCCGCCTGCCGGGCCGCGAACATCCACCACGTCATCGCAGGGTTCGATGACGGCTACGACACGGTCGTCGGGGAGCGCGGCTACCGGCTCTCCGGAGGCGAGAAGCAGCGCATCGCGATCGCCCGGGTGCTGCTGAAGGACCCGCCCGTGCTGCTGCTGGACGAGGCCACCTCCGCGCTCGATACGGTGTCGGAGCGGCTGGTGCAGGATGCCCTCGACGAGGCGGCGAAGGGACGCACGACCCTGACCATCGCGCACCGGCTGTCGACCGTGATCGGAGCGGACGTCATCCACGTGGTGGATTCCGGGCGGATCGTCGAATCCGGCACCCACGCCGAGCTGCTCGCCGCGGGCGGGCTGTACGCGGCGCTCGCCGCGGAGCAGATGGCCGCCACACGGGTGCTCGACGGCGACGGCCGCTGAGCCGGCGCCCGTCAGTGCACGGACATCCCGCCGTCGACGAACAGGGACTGCCCGGTGACGTACCCGGAGGACGGGCTCGCCAGGAAGACCGCGGCGCCGGCGAAATCCTCGGGCTCCCCGTTGCGCCCGATAATCGTGCGGGCCGCGAGCGCCTCGACCCGTCCCGGCTCCTGCGGCAGGCGTGCGTTCAGCGGGGTGAGCCCGAACCCGGGGACCAGCGCGTTGCTGGTGACGCCGGTCCCGCCCCAGGCCTCCGCCTCGGACCGGACCAGGGATTCGACCGCGCCCTTCGACATCCCGTACACGCCGCTGCCGACGAACGCGCGGTGCGCCTGCTGCGAGCTGATGTGGATGAGCCGGCCGTACCCCCGCTCGGCCATCCGTGGCGCGAAGCGCTGACCGAGCAGGAACGGCGCGAAAGCGTTCACCATCATGGTGGCGTCCCAGTCCGCCTCGGTGATGTCCGGGTAGGGCGGCCGGATGTTGATTCCCGCCGAGTGCACCAGGATGTCCGGCTCCCCGAACGGTGCGGTGACGGCATCCGCCACGGCACGGACGCCGTCCCGCGAGCCGAGATCGCCGGTGACGACGGCGGTGCGGCCGGTGAGGGAGAACAGGTCGTCGAGGTAGGTCATGGTCACCAGGCCAGGGCGTCGGCGAGAGCGGGGTCGGGGGCCGTGTCGGCGAACTCGGGGAGCGCGCGCAGCCCGGCCAGGAAGGCGTCCAGTTCCGCCCGGTACGCGGGATCCGGATGCGCCTGCGCGATGCGCTGCAGCGGCGGCACGTCCATCGCGAGGATGAGGTTGAGCCGGGCGAGCACCGCGGCCGGATGCCCGGCGCGCCCGAGCACCTCGATGCCGCCGCGGAGCGCGGCGAGATAGTCGCGCAGCACGGGCAGCGTGTCCTTGCCCTGCGTGATCGAGGTGCCGTCGGCGCGCACCCGCCACGACACCACCACCTCCGGGATGACGTCGAAGGCCGCCGCGCGGGTGTACATCAGCTGCGCGACGATCTGGTCCTCGTAGGCGACCCCCTCGGGGAAGCGCAGGTCGTCCCAGAACTCCGTCCGGCTCAGCTTGGACCAGGCGACGATGTTCGCCGAGGCGTCCGGATGCTCCGCGAGCGTCGTGCCCAGCCGCCGGGGCGAGGTGGCCGCCGCGACCCACGGCTGGACCTGTCCCGGCCGGTACTCGCCGTCGATCCGCCGGCTGCGCACGTACGCGCCGGCGACGAAGTCGCTGCCGGACTCGGTGAGGGCGGCGAGCCAGCGGGCGATCGCGTCGGGTGCGAGCTCGTCGTCCGCGTCGAGGAACCCCAAGTACGGGGTGTCCACGAGCTCGAGCCCGGCGTTGCGGGCGCCGCCCAGGCCGCGCGCCTCCTGGTGCCGCAGCAGCATGAACCGGGGATCGGCGTCCGCGGCTGCGGCGAAGATCGTGCGGGTGTCGTCGGCCGAGCCGTCGTCGATGAGCACGGCCCGCCAGCGGGACTCGGTCTGCGCCTGCAGGGAGGCGATCGCGGCGGGGGCGTAGGCGGCGATGTCGCGCCCGGGCACGATCATCGTCACGAGGGGGGTCACCCGCCGAGTCTACGGCCGCCGCCCGGTCCCCGATGCGCGCACCCTCCCGGTCGTTGAGCGAGGACCGCGGAACGGGGCGTTTCGTCTCGCTTCGGTTGCTCAACGACCGGAGAACGCTCCGACGGCGGTGACGGCCTCGGCGACGAGGCGTGCGAGGCGCTCCGGGGCGTCCGGGGGCAGGGGAGCGCGGCCGAAGGTGAAGCGGACCGCGGTCTGCGCGACCTCCGGACGGATGCCGAGGGCCAGCAGCACCGGTGACGGTTCGTCGCTGCCGGCGGCGCACGCCGAGCCGCTGGAGGAGAGCACCCCGCGCCGTTCCAGCTCGAGCAGCACCGCCTCGCCGCTGGTGCCGGCGAACGTGAAGCTCGCCACGCTCGGCAGCCGTCCCGGTGCGCCGGCGGCACCGGCATCCGCCGTGTCCGAGTCCGGCGGAGCGCCGGTCAGCGCCGCGCCGGGAGCCTGTGCGAGCACGCCCGTGATGAAGGTCCGTGTGGCGGCGCCGACGCGGGCGGCCGCCTCGGCGCGCTCGGCCTCGGCGAGATCGAGGGCGGTGGCGAGGGCGACCGCCCCGGCGACGTTCTCGGTGCCGCTGCGGCGTCCGCGCTCCTGCCCGCCGCCGTGCAGCACCGGCTCGACCGGGATCCGCGATCGCACCGCCAGCGCGCCGGTGCCCTTGGGTGCGCCGAGCTTGTGACCGGCGATCGACACCGCATCCGCCCCGAGCCCGGCCAGCGGCAGCCATCCGGCGGACTGCACCGCGTCGAGGTGGAACGGCACACCGCGTTCCCGGGCCACGGCGACGAGCGCGGCGGCATCCTGCACCGTCCCCACTTCGTTGTTCGCGTGCCCGATGCTGACCAGGGCGGTGTCCTCGCGGACCGCTGCGGCCAGGTCGCGCGGGTCCACCCGTCCGCATCCGTCGACGGGCAGCACAGTCACCTCGGCGTCGTGGAAGCGCCGCAGGTGATCGGCCGACGCCAGGATCGACTCGTGCTCGATCGCCGTGGTCACCAGGTGCCGGCGCGAGCCGCCCAGCACGATGCCCTTCACCGCGAGGTTGTTCGCCTCGGTGCCGCCCGAGGTGAACACGACGTCCCCGCCGCGCATCCCCAGCGCCGCCGCCACACGCGACCGCGCCTGCTCGAGCGCCTCCGCCGCCGCATGCCCGGCGCCGTGGTGGCTGGACGGGTTGCCGAAGACGTCGGTGAGGTACGGTCGCATCGCCTCGAGCACCTCCGGACGCACCGGCGAGGTGGCGGCGTGGTCGAGGTACAGCATCAGCCGTCCCGCTCGGTGAGGCCCACGTCGAGGCGCACGTCCAGGCCGAGGTCGAGCGCCCGGGCGGAATGCGTGAGCGCGCCGACGGAGATGACCTGCACGCCGGTCTCCGCGATCGCCCGGACGGTGTCCAGGGTCACTCCGCCGGATGCCTCGGCGGTGGCGCGGTCGCCGATCAGTGCGACGGCCGCCCGGAGGTCGTCGAGCGTGAAGTTGTCCAGCAGCACCGTGTCGGCCCCGCCGTCCAGCACCTCCGGGATCTGCTCCAGCCGGTCCACCTCGACCACGACATGCGTCGTGTGCGGCAGCCGCTGGATCCCCTCGCGCAGCGCCGCGGCGACGTCCCTCCCACTCTGGCGCAGCACGGCGAGGTGATTGTCCTTCGCCATCACGGCATCCGACAGCGAACGGCGGTGATTGCTGCCGCCGCCGGACACGACGGCGTGACGCTCGAACTCGCGAAGCCCGGGCGTGGTCTTGCGCGTGTCGGCGATCCGCACGCCGGTGCCGGCCACGGCCTCGACATAGGCGGCGGTGAGCGTGGCGATGCCGGCCATCCGCTGCACGAAGTTCAGGGCCACGCGCTCGGCGGTGAGGACGCTGCGGGCGTTCCCGCGGACGCTGGCGAGCACGTCGCCGGACTCGAAGCGGTCGCCGTCGCCGACGTGCAGATCGACCTCGACGCCCGGGTCGGTGAGAGCGAACGCCGCCGCGAACACGTCCCCGCCGCTGAACGTGCCGGACTCACGGGCGACGAGGTCGGCGGTCGCCACGGCTTCCGCCGGCAGCAGGGCGGTGCTGGTGATGTCGCCCCACGGGGCATCCTCCTCGAGGGCGGCGCGGACGACCCGGTCGAGGGCGGCGGCGGTGATCATCGGGCTCCGATCAGGGCGGGGGCGTCGAGGTGGTGTGCGCCGGCGGATTCCGTGCGGGCGAGGGCCGCGGATGCCATGGCGCGGGCGACCGTGAGCAGGTTGGCGTCCTCGAGGTCGTGCACGGTGCGGATGTCGGGGGCGCGCCAGGCGTCGAGGTCGCGGACGGCGGATGCCAGGCCCTCGGGCGTGCGAAGGAGGCCGACCCGCGTCCACAGGAGGTGCTGGAGCTGGTCGCGGGCGAGCCGGTGGGGCGTTTCGTCTCGCTGCGCTCGCCCGACGACCGGGGAGGGCGGTCGCCCGATAACGTGGGGCGTTTCGTCTCGCTGCGCTCTCCCGACGACCGAGGAGGACGTGAGGGCCTGCACGAGACGGGCGGCGAACACGGCGCCCTCGAGGAGGGAGTTCGATGCCAGCCGGTTCGCCCCGTGCACGCCGGTGCGCGCGGTCTCGCCGACCGCCCACAGCCCGGGCAGCGACGTGCGGCCGTCGACGTCGGTCACCACACCGCCCATCAGGTAGTGCGCGGCCGGGGTGACCGGCACCGGTTCGCGCGACCAGTCCCAGCCGCGTGAGCGGATCTCCCGGTCGATCGTCGGGAAGCGGCGGGCGAGCTCGGCGGCCCCGAGGCCGGTCGCGTCCAGTCGCACCGGTGCTCCCTGCGCGGCGGCGCGCCGGGCGACCGCGCGCGCGACGACGTCGCGCGGCGCGAGCTCGGCATCCGGATGCTCCTCGAGCAGGAAGCGCCGGCCGTCTTCGTCGACCAGCGTCGCGCCGGCCCCGCGGACCGCCTCCGACACCAGGAACCCGGTCCCGCCATCCAGCACCGTGGGGTGGAACTGCACGAACTCCAGGTCGGCCACCGCCGCCCCGGCCCGCAGCGCCATCGCGATCCCGTCGCCGGTCGTCCCGGCCGGGTTCGTGGTGTGCGCGAACAGCTGCCCGGCGCCGCCGGTGGCCAGCACCACGGCATCCGCCTCGATCTCCTCACCGCGTCCGATCCCGCCGCCGAGGAGACGGATGCCGTGCACGCGGCCGTCGCCTGCGAGCAGGTCTGCGGCGGGGGCGTGCTCGCGCACGCGGACCCGCGCCTCCCGCACGCGCGCGGTCAGCGCGGCCGACACCGCGCGGCCGGTCGCGTCCCCGCCGGCATGCGCGATCCGGGGCCGACTGTGCGCGGCCTCCAGCCCTCGCGCGAGGGCACCGTCGGCCGCGCGGTCGAAGACCACGCCGGCGGCGGCCAGCCTCCGCACCGCCGCCGAGGCGCCGTCCACGAGCGCGGCGATGGCGACCGGGTCGCCCAGGCCGTCACCGGCGTGCGCGGTGTCCAGGGCGTGCAGGGCGGGGGAGTCCCCGGGGCCGTACACACCGGCGATGCCGCCTTGCGCGTGCGGGGTGCACCCGTCGCCGAGCGCTCCCTTCACCAGCAGCTCCACCTCGTGGCCGCGGGCCGCTGCGAGGAGCGCGGTGCTCAGCCCGGCGATCCCGCCGCCGGCGACCAGGACCCTCATCGCGGTCTCGCCGCCAGCATCCGCTCGAGCGCGACCCGGGCGGGCTGCGCGACCTCCTCGGCCACGCGGATGCGGTTCGGGGTGCGCCCGGCGACGAGCTCCTCGAGCACCCAGGCCAGGTAGCCGGGGTGGATGCGGTACATCGTCGAGCACGGGCAGACCACGGGGTCGAGGCAGAAGATCTCGTGCTGCGGATGCTGCGCCGCGAGCCTGCGGACGAGGTTGATCTCGGTGCCGATCGCGAACACGGTCGGCTCCTCCGCGGCGGCGATGGCGCGACGGATGTAGTCGGTGGAGCCGGCCTCGTCGGCGGCGTCGACGACCTCCATCGGGCACTCGGGGTGCACGATGACCCGCACGTCCGGATGCTCGGCGCGCGCCTTCGCGATCTGGTCGACCGTGAACCGGCGGTGCACCGAGCAGAAGCCGTGCCACAGGATCACGCGGCCCTCGCGCAGCTCGTCCTCGGTGGCGCCGCCGAGCGGCCGGCGCGGGTTCCACATCGGCATCCGCTCCAGCGGCACGCCCATGGCCTTGGCCGTGTTGCGTCCCAGGTGCTGGTCGGGGAAGAAGAGCACCCGGCGCCCGCGGGTGAACGCCCATTCCAGCACGGTCGCCGCGTTCGACGACGTGCACACGATGCCGCCGTGGCGGCCGACGAAGCCCTTGATCGCCGCGGAGGAGTTCATGTACGTCACCGGCACCACGGGCACGAGCCCGTCGGCGTCCGGCTCGTCGAGGGGACCGAGCACCTCCGCCAGCTGCTCCCAGCAGTCCTCGACCTGGTCGATGTCCGCCATGTCCGCCATCGAGCACCCGGCCGCCAGGTTCGGCAGGATCACCGCCTGCTCCGGGCGGGAGAGCAGGTCCGCCGTCTCGGCCATGAAGTGCACGCCGCAGAACACGATCGCCTCGGCATCCGGATGCTCCAGCGCGGCGTTCGCGAGCTGGAACGAGTCGCCCACGTAGTCGGCGTGCCGCACGACCTCCTCGCGCTGGTAGAAGTGCCCGAGCACGACGACGCGCTCGCCGAGGGTCGCGCGGGCGGCGCGGATGCGGGCGTCCAGCTCGTCCTCGCCGGCCTCGCGGTACGCGGCGGGGAGCTCGCCCTGCCGTGGCGCGCCGACCGGGATCACGTCGCCCATGGACGAACCGGGACCGTACCCGGGGCGGGTGTCGAAGTCCCACGGGCCGGCGGCGAGGTCGGTCGAGCAGGTCGCCTCGGTCGAGGCGCCCGACACGATCGCGCGGATGGCGTGGTCGACCGAGGGATCGGTCAGCGGAAGCGAGGAGGTGGGCATCGGGCACCGCCCTTTTGGTCGGGGTGACACTTACTGTGCTCGAGACCAGATTATGTCGAACTGACCAGAAGTGCAATCAGGTGTGGAGGCGCGGGGCGGGGCGCGCCGGATCACGCCTCCGCGATGTAGCGGTACAGCCGTGCCGGGCGGTGCTTGCCGGTGCGGAAGTGCTCGGTCGGCACGAGCTCGTCCGAGCCCTCGAGGAGGCGCCGGAAGTTGGACGGGTCGAGGCGCCGGCCGAGCACGGTCTCGTACACCTCGCGCAGCTCGGTGAGGGTGAACTCGTCCGGCAGCAGGCCGGCGGCGATGCGGCTGTAGCCGACCTTGTTGCGCAGCCGCCACAGCGCGTACTCGGCGATGCGGTTGTGGTCGAAGGCGAGAGCGGGCACCGCGTCCACGTCGAACCACTCCACGTTCTCCGGTGCGCCCTCGGACGCCCGCTGCGCGTCGACGAGGTCGGAGCGCAGCAGCGCCCAGTACACCACCGAGATCACCCGCGACGGGGAGCGGTCGACGTCCCCGAACGTGTACAGCTGCTCCAGGTAGCTCGGGGTGAGCGCCGTGGTCTCGGCGAGGGTGCGGGATGCCGCGGCGTCGAGGTCCTCGGCGGGGTCGAGCCAGCCGCCGGGGAGCGCCCACATGCCCCGGTGCGGATCGCGGGTCCGGCGCACCAGCGGCAGCATCAGCCGGTCGCCCTCCGGCGCCGACCGCAGCGAGAAGATCACCGCCGACACGGCGACGCGGATCGCGTCCTGCTCGCCGTTCGCCGCTGTCACAGGAACGAGCCTAAGGCCGGTACGCGCCCCGATCCGACGCGCGACCGGGTCCGGCGCGCCGACGCGGTAGAGTGATCCCGACAATCGAACACAGGCCGAACGTCTCGTGCGGGAGAGCCCGGTGAAGCAGGCCGGGCACCGAAGGAGCAAGCCTCCCCGCCAATCTCTCAGGTACCCCCACCGCGCGGGTCCGGCCGCTCTGGAAAGCGATGCTCCGGCATCCGCCGACGGTGAAAGCCCTCCCCGGAGGGCGAAGCTCTCAGGCACATGACAGAGGGGGAGTTCCGCGGTGCAGCGCCGATGCTGCCCGCCCGACCCTGACCGGGAGAACTCCGTGACCGAATCCCCGACGACGCGCGACAGCGCGGCGCAGCCCCAGCGAGCCACCCCGCTCCGTGAGCGCCACGAGGCGCTCGGAGCGTCCTTCACCGACTTCGGCGGCTGGCAGATGCCGGTGCGCTACACCTCCGACCTCGCCGAGCACCACGCCGTGCGCCAGGCCGCGGGCATCTTCGACATCTCGCACATGGCCGAGTTCACCGTCCGCGGCGCCGGCGCGGCCGACTTCCTCGACTACGCCCTCGCCGGACGGCTGTCCGCGCTCGCCGTCGGCAAGGCGAAGTACTCGCTGCTGCTCGCGGAGACCGGCGGCATCATCGACGACGTCATCGTCTACCGGATGCAGGAGGACGACTTCCTGATCATCTCGAACGCGGGCAACCGCGATGCGGTGCGGGCGGCGCTCACGGCGCGGACCTCGGGGTTCGAGGTCGAGGTCGCCGACGTGTCCGACGACTACGCCCTCATCGCCGTGCAGGGCCCGGCCGCCGAGGCCATCGTCGCGGCCACCGCCGGCATCGAGGAGGTCGGCGTGCCGTGGAGCGACCAGAAGGGCTACGCCTGGGCGTCGGCGAGCTTCGCCGGGCGCCCGCTGCTGCTCGCCCGCACCGGCTACACCGGCGAGGACGGCTTCGAACTGCTGGTGGACGCCCGCGACGCCGTCGCGCTGTGGGACGCGCTGCTCGTCGCCGGTGAGGGGCACGGAC
This window encodes:
- a CDS encoding SDR family NAD(P)-dependent oxidoreductase, with translation MTYLDDLFSLTGRTAVVTGDLGSRDGVRAVADAVTAPFGEPDILVHSAGINIRPPYPDITEADWDATMMVNAFAPFLLGQRFAPRMAERGYGRLIHISSQQAHRAFVGSGVYGMSKGAVESLVRSEAEAWGGTGVTSNALVPGFGLTPLNARLPQEPGRVEALAARTIIGRNGEPEDFAGAAVFLASPSSGYVTGQSLFVDGGMSVH
- a CDS encoding cysteine desulfurase family protein, which encodes MLYLDHAATSPVRPEVLEAMRPYLTDVFGNPSSHHGAGHAAAEALEQARSRVAAALGMRGGDVVFTSGGTEANNLAVKGIVLGGSRRHLVTTAIEHESILASADHLRRFHDAEVTVLPVDGCGRVDPRDLAAAVREDTALVSIGHANNEVGTVQDAAALVAVARERGVPFHLDAVQSAGWLPLAGLGADAVSIAGHKLGAPKGTGALAVRSRIPVEPVLHGGGQERGRRSGTENVAGAVALATALDLAEAERAEAAARVGAATRTFITGVLAQAPGAALTGAPPDSDTADAGAAGAPGRLPSVASFTFAGTSGEAVLLELERRGVLSSSGSACAAGSDEPSPVLLALGIRPEVAQTAVRFTFGRAPLPPDAPERLARLVAEAVTAVGAFSGR
- a CDS encoding ABC transporter ATP-binding protein; this translates as MGGMSGRVGFRGVDEEAQRRLNAQAPEVPGLGRRVAALFAPYRGRLALTALLVVIGAGLAVIPPLLVQRIFDHALFPVDGSAPSLGLLTALVAGMIGLFLLSAAFGVAQTWLTSTVGNEVTGDLRVKLFEHLQSMELGFFTRTKTGVIQSRLQNDVGGVSGVLTNTVTSILGNTVTVVASLVAMILIDLRLTLIAVVVMPILVLVQRRVGQVRARIAGETQESLSELTSITQETLSVSGILLSKAFNRQRTESARYQQENRNQVRLQVRRAMSGQGFFAVVQVIMSSIPAVIYLVAGLFIVGGTGEITAGAIVAFTTVQARLLMPLMGLMRVALDLQTSRALFARIFEYLDLVPQIQDAPDAIDVADAPGPRGRIAFEDVVFRYPDAAADSRPTLDGVSFVAEPGSHVAFVGPSGAGKTTILYLAPRLYEATAGRVLFAGADVRTLRQESIIDDIGIVSQETYLFHATIRENLRYAKPDATDAELEAACRAANIHHVIAGFDDGYDTVVGERGYRLSGGEKQRIAIARVLLKDPPVLLLDEATSALDTVSERLVQDALDEAAKGRTTLTIAHRLSTVIGADVIHVVDSGRIVESGTHAELLAAGGLYAALAAEQMAATRVLDGDGR
- the gcvT gene encoding glycine cleavage system aminomethyltransferase GcvT, giving the protein MTESPTTRDSAAQPQRATPLRERHEALGASFTDFGGWQMPVRYTSDLAEHHAVRQAAGIFDISHMAEFTVRGAGAADFLDYALAGRLSALAVGKAKYSLLLAETGGIIDDVIVYRMQEDDFLIISNAGNRDAVRAALTARTSGFEVEVADVSDDYALIAVQGPAAEAIVAATAGIEEVGVPWSDQKGYAWASASFAGRPLLLARTGYTGEDGFELLVDARDAVALWDALLVAGEGHGLVPAGLAARDTLRLEAGMPLYGHELTLDTTPVQAGLGRVVVADKERFVGKEALADAAGAGGRVLVGLTAEGRRAGRAGYPVRDADGAQIGEITSGALSPTLGHPIAMAYVDAGSAAEGTGVFLDVRGTLIPATVTALPFYRRKK
- the nadA gene encoding quinolinate synthase NadA — its product is MPTSSLPLTDPSVDHAIRAIVSGASTEATCSTDLAAGPWDFDTRPGYGPGSSMGDVIPVGAPRQGELPAAYREAGEDELDARIRAARATLGERVVVLGHFYQREEVVRHADYVGDSFQLANAALEHPDAEAIVFCGVHFMAETADLLSRPEQAVILPNLAAGCSMADMADIDQVEDCWEQLAEVLGPLDEPDADGLVPVVPVTYMNSSAAIKGFVGRHGGIVCTSSNAATVLEWAFTRGRRVLFFPDQHLGRNTAKAMGVPLERMPMWNPRRPLGGATEDELREGRVILWHGFCSVHRRFTVDQIAKARAEHPDVRVIVHPECPMEVVDAADEAGSTDYIRRAIAAAEEPTVFAIGTEINLVRRLAAQHPQHEIFCLDPVVCPCSTMYRIHPGYLAWVLEELVAGRTPNRIRVAEEVAQPARVALERMLAARPR
- a CDS encoding NUDIX hydrolase codes for the protein MSAVIFSLRSAPEGDRLMLPLVRRTRDPHRGMWALPGGWLDPAEDLDAAASRTLAETTALTPSYLEQLYTFGDVDRSPSRVISVVYWALLRSDLVDAQRASEGAPENVEWFDVDAVPALAFDHNRIAEYALWRLRNKVGYSRIAAGLLPDEFTLTELREVYETVLGRRLDPSNFRRLLEGSDELVPTEHFRTGKHRPARLYRYIAEA
- the nadC gene encoding carboxylating nicotinate-nucleotide diphosphorylase yields the protein MITAAALDRVVRAALEEDAPWGDITSTALLPAEAVATADLVARESGTFSGGDVFAAAFALTDPGVEVDLHVGDGDRFESGDVLASVRGNARSVLTAERVALNFVQRMAGIATLTAAYVEAVAGTGVRIADTRKTTPGLREFERHAVVSGGGSNHRRSLSDAVMAKDNHLAVLRQSGRDVAAALREGIQRLPHTTHVVVEVDRLEQIPEVLDGGADTVLLDNFTLDDLRAAVALIGDRATAEASGGVTLDTVRAIAETGVQVISVGALTHSARALDLGLDVRLDVGLTERDG
- a CDS encoding glycosyltransferase family 2 protein; the protein is MTPLVTMIVPGRDIAAYAPAAIASLQAQTESRWRAVLIDDGSADDTRTIFAAAADADPRFMLLRHQEARGLGGARNAGLELVDTPYLGFLDADDELAPDAIARWLAALTESGSDFVAGAYVRSRRIDGEYRPGQVQPWVAAATSPRRLGTTLAEHPDASANIVAWSKLSRTEFWDDLRFPEGVAYEDQIVAQLMYTRAAAFDVIPEVVVSWRVRADGTSITQGKDTLPVLRDYLAALRGGIEVLGRAGHPAAVLARLNLILAMDVPPLQRIAQAHPDPAYRAELDAFLAGLRALPEFADTAPDPALADALAW
- the nadB gene encoding L-aspartate oxidase, with protein sequence MRVLVAGGGIAGLSTALLAAARGHEVELLVKGALGDGCTPHAQGGIAGVYGPGDSPALHALDTAHAGDGLGDPVAIAALVDGASAAVRRLAAAGVVFDRAADGALARGLEAAHSRPRIAHAGGDATGRAVSAALTARVREARVRVREHAPAADLLAGDGRVHGIRLLGGGIGRGEEIEADAVVLATGGAGQLFAHTTNPAGTTGDGIAMALRAGAAVADLEFVQFHPTVLDGGTGFLVSEAVRGAGATLVDEDGRRFLLEEHPDAELAPRDVVARAVARRAAAQGAPVRLDATGLGAAELARRFPTIDREIRSRGWDWSREPVPVTPAAHYLMGGVVTDVDGRTSLPGLWAVGETARTGVHGANRLASNSLLEGAVFAARLVQALTSSSVVGRAQRDETPHVIGRPPSPVVGRAQRDETPHRLARDQLQHLLWTRVGLLRTPEGLASAVRDLDAWRAPDIRTVHDLEDANLLTVARAMASAALARTESAGAHHLDAPALIGAR